The following are from one region of the Qipengyuania flava genome:
- the prsK gene encoding XrtA/PEP-CTERM system histidine kinase PrsK, protein MMGWVASFSYAAYTLGAIVCALAAIWIARKGDAERADRTPAIAALALTANWCFAAASFEPGRPIVELTEIARNLAWLFMLFRLFGNDGRDETLRLVRPAVFALAFVEVLQFALLLIARQYAVTPELVTLTFETAALFRVMVAVGALVLLHNLYVGAATSSREILRWSAAALAGLWAFELNFFTLAYITGEVSPEMTALRGLAAAMVAVPFAIGFNKSASGLQFNPSRAVTFRFLSLLIIGGYFALMLGLARWLDMLAGDLARMTQVGLIIAAGALALIWLPSDRLRGWLRVTAIKHLFKHRYDYRNEWIRFTHTIGTTGFENATLQERLVKALADITDSPSGLLLVPSDDGEMELGANWKWPEIDVPAKAAPAALSDVLERNELIIDFDEVRQGIDHHGERELIPDWLREDARAWAAVPLLHFDRLVGLVILSRPLVERELDWEDFDLLTVVGRQLASYLAEQAGQAALLEASRFDEFNRRMAFVMHDIKNLSSQMSLLLRNAEKHADKPEFRKDMLVTLRNSADKLNTLLARLGRYGSPASVEAAQLDLASAAKSVADRLGKVHPVAVLRSEPVTVEADPEALDQALVHLVQNAIDASEANSSVMLEVISDGIAGKVHVIDNGKGMSPQFLRNGLFKPFVSSKSGGFGIGAFEARELIRSMGGRLDVESREDLGTRFTVSLPLKEAAHIIDRSQTAEENEVV, encoded by the coding sequence ATGATGGGTTGGGTCGCAAGTTTTTCCTACGCCGCCTACACGTTGGGTGCGATCGTGTGCGCGCTCGCGGCCATCTGGATCGCGCGCAAGGGCGATGCGGAACGGGCTGACCGGACACCGGCGATCGCCGCGCTCGCGCTCACGGCCAACTGGTGTTTCGCCGCAGCGAGCTTCGAGCCTGGTCGGCCGATTGTCGAGCTGACCGAAATCGCGCGCAACCTTGCATGGCTGTTCATGCTCTTCCGCCTGTTCGGCAACGACGGACGCGACGAGACGCTGCGCCTCGTTCGACCCGCGGTGTTCGCACTCGCCTTTGTGGAAGTGCTGCAATTCGCGCTGCTGCTGATTGCTCGCCAATATGCGGTGACGCCGGAACTGGTGACGCTCACCTTTGAAACCGCCGCGCTATTCCGGGTCATGGTGGCCGTCGGCGCGCTGGTGCTGCTGCACAACCTTTATGTCGGCGCCGCCACCTCCTCGCGCGAGATCCTGCGGTGGAGCGCGGCCGCTCTTGCGGGCCTCTGGGCGTTCGAGCTCAACTTCTTCACGCTTGCTTACATCACTGGCGAGGTCTCGCCGGAAATGACTGCCCTTCGCGGGCTGGCGGCCGCGATGGTTGCCGTGCCCTTCGCCATCGGGTTCAACAAGAGCGCATCCGGCCTCCAGTTCAATCCCTCGCGTGCGGTCACCTTCCGCTTCCTCTCGCTGCTCATCATCGGCGGCTACTTTGCCCTTATGCTGGGTCTTGCGCGCTGGCTCGACATGCTGGCGGGCGACCTTGCACGCATGACGCAGGTCGGCCTTATCATCGCGGCCGGTGCGCTGGCGCTGATCTGGCTGCCTTCGGACCGCCTGCGTGGATGGCTGCGGGTCACGGCGATCAAGCACCTGTTCAAGCACCGCTACGACTACCGCAACGAGTGGATCCGCTTCACCCACACGATCGGGACCACGGGTTTCGAGAACGCGACCTTGCAAGAGCGCCTGGTCAAGGCACTTGCCGACATAACCGACAGCCCGTCTGGCCTGCTTCTCGTCCCGAGCGACGATGGAGAAATGGAGCTGGGTGCGAACTGGAAATGGCCGGAAATCGATGTGCCTGCGAAGGCCGCTCCCGCGGCGCTCAGCGACGTTCTGGAGCGCAATGAGTTGATCATCGACTTCGACGAGGTGCGTCAGGGGATCGATCACCATGGCGAGCGCGAGCTGATACCCGACTGGCTGCGCGAAGACGCGCGCGCCTGGGCTGCGGTCCCGCTTCTCCACTTCGACCGTCTCGTCGGCCTTGTGATCCTTTCGCGTCCGCTGGTCGAGCGCGAACTGGACTGGGAAGACTTCGACCTGCTCACCGTGGTCGGTCGGCAGCTTGCGAGCTATCTTGCCGAGCAGGCCGGGCAGGCAGCCCTGCTGGAAGCGAGCCGGTTCGATGAATTCAACCGGCGCATGGCGTTCGTGATGCACGACATCAAGAACCTGTCGAGCCAAATGTCGCTCCTGTTGCGCAACGCGGAGAAGCACGCCGACAAGCCCGAATTTCGCAAGGACATGCTCGTTACCCTGCGCAACAGCGCCGACAAGCTCAACACGCTGCTGGCGCGCCTGGGGCGGTACGGTTCGCCCGCTTCGGTGGAAGCCGCGCAACTCGATCTGGCCAGTGCGGCAAAGAGCGTCGCCGATCGCCTCGGTAAGGTCCACCCGGTCGCGGTCCTGCGCTCGGAACCGGTTACCGTCGAAGCCGATCCCGAGGCGCTCGACCAAGCGCTGGTCCATCTGGTGCAGAACGCGATCGATGCCAGCGAAGCCAACAGTTCTGTCATGCTGGAAGTCATCAGCGATGGCATCGCCGGCAAGGTGCATGTGATCGATAATGGCAAGGGTATGTCGCCCCAGTTCCTGCGCAACGGGCTGTTCAAGCCCTTCGTGTCGTCCAAGTCCGGAGGGTTCGGCATCGGAGCCTTCGAGGCGCGCGAACTGATCCGCTCGATGGGTGGGCGTCTCGATGTGGAATCGCGCGAGGATCTGGGCACGCGTTTTACGGTGAGCCTGCCCCTCAAAGAGGCGGCGCACATAATTGATCGAAGCCAGACGGCTGAAGAGAACGAGGTCGTATAA
- the prsR gene encoding PEP-CTERM-box response regulator transcription factor, with protein MADTKPKLLIVEDDEGLQAQLKWAYDDFDVVIAGTREAALAALRSEEPAVVTLDLGLPPDPDGTTEGFAVLEAIMAMKPDTKVIVASGHGARESALRAVEQGAYDFYQKPVDIDTLGLIVQRAYRLHQIENENRRLSEKVGEDRTVLGSMVTAAPEMAKVARTIERVAPTNVSVMLLGASGTGKELLARGVHESSDRRGGAFIAINCAAIPENLLESELFGHEKGAFTGAVKMTEGKIELADGGTLFLDEVGDIPLPLQVKLLRFLQERTIERIGGRKAISVDTRIVCATHQNLEAMIAEGTFREDLFYRLAEIVVKVPTLADRPGDAVLLAKHFLTRFADEMNPQVKGFAPDALAAIDGWNWPGNVRELENRVKRAVIMADGKMVSAEDLDLEQSDEEGGDIALNLKAAREQADRRMIRQALARSEGNISNTAKLLGISRPTLYDLLKQYDLQA; from the coding sequence ATGGCGGACACCAAACCCAAATTGCTGATCGTCGAGGACGACGAAGGCCTGCAGGCGCAGCTCAAGTGGGCCTATGACGATTTCGACGTCGTCATCGCCGGGACCCGCGAAGCGGCGCTAGCCGCGCTGCGTTCCGAAGAGCCCGCTGTAGTCACGCTCGATCTCGGCCTTCCGCCCGATCCGGACGGTACGACCGAAGGCTTTGCCGTCCTCGAAGCGATCATGGCGATGAAGCCCGACACCAAGGTGATTGTCGCATCGGGCCACGGCGCGCGCGAAAGCGCGCTGCGTGCGGTGGAGCAGGGGGCCTACGATTTCTACCAGAAGCCGGTCGATATCGACACGCTCGGTCTGATCGTTCAGCGGGCCTACCGCCTGCACCAGATTGAAAACGAGAACCGGCGCCTGTCCGAAAAGGTTGGGGAAGATCGCACCGTCCTTGGCTCGATGGTCACCGCAGCTCCCGAAATGGCCAAGGTCGCGCGCACGATCGAGCGCGTGGCGCCGACCAATGTCTCGGTCATGCTGCTGGGTGCGAGCGGAACGGGCAAGGAGCTGCTTGCCCGCGGCGTGCACGAATCCAGCGACCGGCGCGGCGGTGCGTTCATCGCGATCAATTGCGCGGCGATTCCGGAAAACCTGCTCGAAAGCGAGCTGTTCGGCCATGAGAAGGGCGCGTTCACGGGCGCCGTGAAAATGACCGAGGGCAAGATCGAACTGGCCGATGGTGGTACGCTGTTCCTTGACGAGGTGGGCGACATACCCCTGCCGCTTCAGGTCAAGCTGCTGCGTTTCCTTCAGGAACGCACGATTGAACGCATCGGGGGCCGCAAGGCGATCTCGGTCGACACGCGCATCGTTTGCGCCACCCACCAGAACCTTGAAGCGATGATTGCGGAAGGCACGTTCCGCGAGGACCTGTTCTATCGCCTAGCCGAAATCGTCGTGAAGGTGCCGACGCTGGCGGATCGCCCGGGCGATGCCGTGCTGCTGGCCAAGCATTTCCTGACCCGTTTTGCCGACGAGATGAACCCGCAGGTCAAGGGTTTCGCCCCTGATGCGCTCGCGGCGATCGATGGCTGGAACTGGCCCGGAAACGTGCGCGAACTCGAAAACCGGGTGAAGCGCGCGGTGATCATGGCGGACGGCAAAATGGTGTCGGCGGAAGACCTCGATCTTGAGCAGAGTGACGAAGAGGGGGGCGACATAGCGCTCAACCTCAAGGCCGCGCGCGAACAGGCGGATCGCCGGATGATCCGCCAGGCGCTTGCGCGAAGCGAAGGCAATATCTCCAACACCGCGAAACTCTTGGGAATTAGCCGGCCCACGCTCTACGACCTCCTCAAGCAATATGACTTGCAGGCCTGA
- a CDS encoding bile acid:sodium symporter family protein, which produces MRTVFADPMLRMLMAAILLAALVPAVGEARGAAQLVANSAIFILFLLNGMRIARRDIAAGAANWRFLLPLVLWVFGAMALVGLALASIGSSVLTPAVALGFLYLGTLPSTVQSATSYTSLAEGNVALSVVGAALLNILGVFITVPIFLALGGSGSGAVGMDVIGKIMLLLILPFAIGQAVQGFTRDFIAQHKGKIAWVDRFAISAAIYVAFSGAVEQGIWTRVDAFDWLAILGLVAVFLVVGNYGAWLAGGALRLPRADRIAFLFAGAQKSAAVGAPLATILFPPAEAGFIVIALLLYHFFQLVVAAPVASRLSTSPHLPDGGDCAAPTTRS; this is translated from the coding sequence ATGAGAACCGTTTTCGCCGATCCGATGCTGCGCATGCTTATGGCAGCAATCCTGCTTGCTGCGTTGGTACCGGCCGTGGGCGAGGCCCGCGGTGCGGCGCAGCTCGTCGCCAATTCGGCGATCTTCATCCTTTTCCTGCTGAACGGCATGCGGATCGCGCGGCGCGATATCGCGGCGGGAGCGGCCAACTGGCGCTTCCTTCTCCCGCTCGTCCTGTGGGTGTTTGGCGCGATGGCGCTGGTCGGACTGGCGCTGGCCTCTATCGGGAGCAGCGTCCTGACCCCGGCTGTCGCCTTGGGCTTCCTTTACCTTGGTACGCTTCCGTCGACCGTCCAGTCGGCGACGTCCTACACGTCGCTTGCCGAGGGCAATGTGGCGCTGTCGGTGGTCGGGGCGGCGCTGCTCAACATCCTTGGCGTCTTCATCACGGTCCCGATCTTCCTCGCGCTTGGCGGCAGCGGGAGCGGGGCGGTCGGGATGGACGTGATCGGCAAGATCATGCTGCTCTTGATCCTGCCCTTTGCGATTGGCCAGGCGGTGCAGGGCTTCACGCGCGACTTCATCGCACAGCACAAGGGCAAGATCGCATGGGTCGATCGCTTTGCCATTTCGGCCGCAATCTATGTCGCGTTCTCCGGCGCGGTTGAGCAGGGCATCTGGACCCGTGTCGATGCATTCGACTGGCTCGCGATCCTGGGCTTGGTGGCCGTTTTCCTGGTGGTCGGAAATTACGGCGCCTGGCTCGCAGGCGGGGCGCTGCGACTACCGCGCGCCGACCGCATCGCCTTCCTGTTCGCAGGAGCCCAGAAAAGCGCGGCGGTGGGCGCCCCGCTAGCGACGATCCTGTTCCCGCCGGCCGAGGCCGGTTTCATCGTAATCGCGCTGCTGCTCTACCACTTCTTCCAGCTGGTGGTCGCAGCGCCGGTTGCTAGTCGTCTGTCGACGTCACCGCATCTTCCGGATGGCGGCGATTGTGCCGCACCGACCACCAGAAGCTGA
- a CDS encoding DUF475 domain-containing protein: protein METIRQYYTFSLAFTAVCFGLAAWYGWSSTGSITATLGILWIVIVLSILEVSLSFDNAVVNATVLRDMDPVWQQRFLTIGILIAVFGMRIIFPIAIVSIAAQVGPMEAVSLSLNNPVRYEEIVSGAHIGIAGFGGAFLAMVGLTFFFEEEKDVHWIAVIERTINKFSNVPAVEIGLVLGLVYFVSTLLEPDDAVTFLTAAILGLVTFIAVHAIAAIIEAREARKKAAGEIVKSGLGGFLYLEVLDASFSFDGVIGAFALSNNMIIIALGLSVGAMFVRSMTIHLVRTGTLAQYRYLEHGAFWAIIVLGIIMLLSARWHIPETITGLLGAVLIGLSFWWSVRHNRRHPEDAVTSTDD from the coding sequence ATGGAAACGATACGCCAGTACTACACCTTTTCGCTCGCCTTCACGGCAGTCTGCTTCGGCCTTGCTGCCTGGTATGGCTGGAGCAGCACGGGTTCGATCACCGCGACCCTCGGCATCTTGTGGATCGTCATCGTGCTTTCGATCCTCGAGGTCTCGCTGAGCTTCGACAACGCAGTGGTCAACGCGACCGTCCTGCGCGACATGGACCCTGTCTGGCAGCAACGCTTCCTGACCATCGGCATACTTATCGCGGTCTTCGGGATGCGCATCATCTTCCCGATCGCCATTGTTTCGATCGCGGCCCAGGTCGGCCCGATGGAGGCGGTGTCGCTGTCGCTCAACAATCCGGTGCGATACGAGGAGATCGTCTCGGGTGCCCATATCGGCATTGCCGGCTTCGGCGGCGCCTTCCTGGCGATGGTCGGCCTCACCTTCTTCTTCGAAGAGGAGAAGGACGTCCACTGGATCGCCGTGATCGAGCGGACGATCAACAAGTTCTCCAATGTCCCTGCCGTCGAGATCGGCCTCGTCCTGGGGCTCGTCTATTTCGTCTCGACGCTGCTGGAACCGGACGATGCGGTAACCTTCCTCACTGCAGCCATCCTAGGCCTCGTCACCTTCATCGCCGTTCATGCCATTGCCGCGATCATCGAAGCACGCGAAGCGCGCAAGAAAGCCGCTGGCGAGATCGTGAAATCGGGCCTTGGCGGGTTCCTCTATCTCGAAGTTCTCGACGCAAGCTTCAGCTTCGACGGCGTGATCGGGGCCTTTGCCCTGTCGAACAACATGATCATCATCGCGCTGGGCCTTTCGGTCGGCGCCATGTTCGTGCGTTCCATGACCATCCACCTCGTGCGCACTGGGACGCTGGCGCAGTACCGCTATCTCGAACACGGCGCCTTCTGGGCGATCATCGTGCTCGGCATCATCATGCTGCTGTCCGCGCGCTGGCACATTCCCGAAACGATCACCGGCCTGCTCGGTGCGGTCCTGATCGGTCTCAGCTTCTGGTGGTCGGTGCGGCACAATCGCCGCCATCCGGAAGATGCGGTGACGTCGACAGACGACTAG
- a CDS encoding tetratricopeptide repeat protein, whose translation MTCRPDTFLRFIALIAAVALGACAESEQPPTTIESAQAELARGKPIAAEVFLERALEEGAERSAVAAFFGQAQLQEGDMRAAREWLGPGEFSDETRALGFRLLGELEMREGNLAEAGRAFDRSFEANPDSADLWVDIGRLRYRGGEQLQAIEAADRALELDEGNAEALRFRGQLARDAEGMMAGARLLERALASRPDDVGLRVEYAATLGDAGRASDALEVLRANGGEAAQNPRGLFVQAVIAARGGYFPLARTLLTRSELPQQEVAAAQLLSAIIDLQEENFASAAQTLDRLFARQPDNRRVRDLLAYALSRSDGERELVRRFGEFAAGSAGSTYLRTLVARAYETLDDREKAGILLDLAAVGNANLSILPSATPPEALAVSTVESGLETRDYVRSAIAEREASRALGRARAFAERHPGSGDAFAILGDAEYARGNKRAAREAYERSASVRRPWPLTLRLAGTQDDAESATRVLEAYVRENPMNGEAAAILADAYAAEGNWEQANLLLDHAIGHGMGRVPWVLAARSVGALQGDDGETALALALAAHDLQPMNPLAIAALVASLPESEEAARNELRAKAQSLRGN comes from the coding sequence ATGACTTGCAGGCCTGACACCTTCTTGCGCTTCATCGCTCTGATCGCCGCCGTCGCGCTGGGTGCCTGCGCCGAGAGCGAACAGCCGCCCACGACGATCGAAAGCGCGCAGGCCGAACTTGCGCGGGGCAAGCCGATTGCTGCCGAAGTCTTCCTCGAACGCGCGCTCGAAGAAGGCGCCGAGCGGAGCGCTGTTGCAGCCTTCTTCGGTCAGGCACAGTTGCAGGAAGGCGATATGCGCGCCGCTCGCGAATGGCTGGGTCCGGGCGAATTTTCCGACGAAACGCGAGCGCTGGGCTTTCGCCTGCTGGGCGAGCTGGAAATGCGCGAGGGCAATCTGGCCGAAGCGGGAAGGGCCTTCGATCGCTCCTTCGAGGCCAATCCCGACAGCGCAGACCTGTGGGTCGACATCGGACGGCTGCGCTATCGCGGCGGCGAGCAGTTGCAGGCCATCGAAGCTGCGGATCGCGCTCTGGAGCTGGATGAAGGCAATGCGGAAGCGCTGCGTTTTCGCGGCCAGCTGGCCCGCGACGCCGAAGGAATGATGGCCGGCGCCCGGCTGCTGGAGCGCGCCCTGGCGAGCCGGCCTGACGATGTCGGCCTGAGGGTCGAATACGCCGCTACGCTGGGGGACGCCGGTCGCGCCAGTGACGCGCTGGAGGTCTTGCGGGCCAATGGCGGAGAGGCGGCTCAGAACCCGCGCGGATTGTTCGTCCAGGCCGTCATTGCAGCGCGTGGCGGCTACTTCCCGCTGGCGCGTACCCTGCTGACGCGGTCCGAACTCCCACAGCAAGAGGTTGCGGCGGCCCAGCTGCTGTCGGCGATCATCGACCTGCAAGAAGAGAACTTCGCCAGCGCCGCGCAGACGCTGGACAGGCTGTTCGCGCGCCAGCCCGACAACCGCCGGGTCCGCGACCTGCTGGCCTACGCGCTTTCGCGCAGCGACGGCGAGCGCGAGCTTGTTCGCCGGTTCGGGGAATTCGCAGCGGGTTCGGCCGGCTCGACCTATCTGCGCACGCTCGTCGCGCGTGCCTACGAGACGCTCGATGATCGCGAGAAGGCTGGGATATTGCTGGACCTTGCCGCTGTGGGGAACGCCAACCTTTCGATCCTTCCCAGCGCTACCCCGCCCGAAGCCCTGGCCGTGTCCACCGTCGAATCCGGGCTGGAAACGCGGGACTATGTGCGCAGCGCCATTGCCGAGCGCGAGGCCAGCCGGGCGCTTGGCCGGGCGCGGGCCTTTGCCGAGCGCCATCCCGGCTCGGGCGATGCCTTCGCTATCCTGGGCGATGCGGAGTATGCGCGGGGTAACAAGCGGGCTGCGCGCGAGGCCTATGAGCGCTCGGCAAGCGTGCGGCGCCCTTGGCCTCTCACGCTGCGGCTCGCAGGAACGCAGGATGACGCGGAGTCCGCGACGCGGGTCCTGGAAGCCTATGTGCGCGAAAACCCGATGAACGGGGAAGCGGCGGCCATACTGGCCGATGCCTATGCCGCTGAGGGAAATTGGGAGCAGGCCAACCTGCTGCTCGATCACGCAATCGGCCATGGCATGGGTCGTGTGCCTTGGGTCCTGGCCGCGCGAAGCGTAGGCGCCTTGCAGGGGGATGACGGGGAAACCGCGCTTGCCCTTGCGCTGGCCGCGCATGACCTACAGCCGATGAACCCCCTCGCTATCGCAGCGCTTGTCGCTTCGCTGCCCGAAAGCGAAGAAGCGGCTCGCAACGAACTGCGTGCGAAGGCGCAGTCGCTGCGAGGAAATTGA